A region of Ornithodoros turicata isolate Travis chromosome 5, ASM3712646v1, whole genome shotgun sequence DNA encodes the following proteins:
- the LOC135394107 gene encoding solute carrier family 35 member F3-like isoform X2 — translation MLAVSITNYVEGGSDEDLQKLCSANNTPKHKNKEQTPSAHQWKRPSWRRCCRREKDRPIVEEFGLCELPLLDQGDIPGQSDGAASGGKEEKKCCNENSRKVSLGFLMTLLIAASWVGAAHLLKASFIPASHPGQKIPAGTARNVSAVYYNAPFFTTWVCATFNGFFFPIFLMGRLCARGEKTTAKTLLIETLQQLQEKRFTFSQFFSRCGLFCLLWVVTNYALVHSLRILDTTDVLALYASSVSFVYLLSWVILHEQFVGIRIVAVILCNTGIALLAYMDGVTRTITLGGVVLAAAAAAGSGVYKVTFKKLIGDVSFGQLSLFFTLIGFLNLLLMWPIFLALYLLRVEVIVWNEAPWAVLGGAGLLSLLSNLLGNFGIVWTFEIFLTLGLAFAVPISAIVDVYIYGVLFEGMKLAGILLILIGFMLVLLPEDWPDYLTLLLRYRRTNRRKKAVKKPQDSTTGGHRSRLRTPSGRIK, via the exons ATGTTGGCTGTGTCGATAACGAACTATGTCGAGGGCGGCTCAGACGAAGATTTGCAAAAGTTGTGTTCTGCTAACAATACGCCGAAACACAAGAACAAAGAGCAGACGCCTTCTGCACACCAGTGGAAGCGCCCCAGTTGGAGGAGGTGTTGCAGACGGGAAAAAGATCGTCCTATCGTAGAGGAATTTGGCTTGTGTGAACTGCCTCTCCTTGACCAAG GTGACATCCCGGGACAGAGCGACGGTGCTGCATCGGGCGGTAAAGAGGAGAAAAAATGTTGCAACGAGAACAGCCGCAAAGTCTCCCTAGGATTTCTGATGACGCTGCTCATCGCCGCGTCGTGGGTTGGAGCGGCACATTTGCTCAAGGCCAGCTTCATTCCTGCCAGTCATCCAGGGCAGAAGATCCCTGCTGGGACAGCGAGGAACGTCTCCGCG GTGTACTACAATGCCCCGTTCTTCACAACCTGGGTGTGTGCCACGTTCAACGGTTTCTTCTTTCCAATCTTCCTCATGGGCCGTCTCTGTGCCAGAGGAGAAAAGACAACAGCCAAGACATTGCTCAT AGAGACACTGCAGCAGTTGCAAGAGAAGCGGTTCACTTTCTCCCAGTTCTTCTCGCGTTGTGGCCTCTTTTGCCTTCTGTGGGTGGTGACCAACTATGCCCTGGTCCATTCCCTGCGCATATTGGACACCACTGACGTGCTAGCATTGTACGCCTCCAGCGTCTCCTTCGTCTACCTCCTGTCCTGGGTCATCCTGCACGAGCAGTTCGTTGGCATACGG ATCGTGGCTGTGATTCTGTGCAATACGGGAATTGCTCTGCTGGCCTACATGGACGGCGTTACGAGGACCATCACGCTAGGAGGCGTCGTGTTAGCAGCCGCGGCTGCAGCAGGCTCGGGTGTCTACAAG GTGACGTTCAAGAAGCTGATCGGTGATGTGTCATTCGGACAGCTGTCGCTGTTCTTCACCCTCATCGGTTTCCTCAACTTGCTCCTCATGTGGCCAATTTTCCTCGCCCTGTACCTGCTCAGGGTGGAGGTCATCGTTTGGAATGAAGCTCCCTGGGCCGTGCTAGGAGGAGCTGGCCTTCTCTCACTGC TTTCGAACCTGCTAGGAAATTTCGGGATCGTCTGGACCTTCGAGATATTCCTAACTTTGGGCCTTGCCTTCGCCGTGCCAATATCTGCGA TCGTCGACGTCTACATCTATGGTGTATTGTTCGAAGGCATGAAGCTAGCCGGAATCCTCCTCATCCTCATCGGCTTCATGCTAGTCCTGCTTCCGGAAGACTGGCCAGACTACCTGACCCTCTTGTTACGCTATCGTCGAACGAACCGGCGGAAGAAGGCGGTCAAGAAACCGCAGGACAGCACCACGGGAGGTCACCGATCCAGACTTCGGACGCCGTCGGGTCGGATCAAGTAG
- the LOC135394107 gene encoding solute carrier family 35 member F3-like isoform X3: MEGPVQGPLCRAPSEVSYLFGGDSFDSRCSDIPGQSDGAASGGKEEKKCCNENSRKVSLGFLMTLLIAASWVGAAHLLKASFIPASHPGQKIPAGTARNVSAVYYNAPFFTTWVCATFNGFFFPIFLMGRLCARGEKTTAKTLLIETLQQLQEKRFTFSQFFSRCGLFCLLWVVTNYALVHSLRILDTTDVLALYASSVSFVYLLSWVILHEQFVGIRIVAVILCNTGIALLAYMDGVTRTITLGGVVLAAAAAAGSGVYKVTFKKLIGDVSFGQLSLFFTLIGFLNLLLMWPIFLALYLLRVEVIVWNEAPWAVLGGAGLLSLLSNLLGNFGIVWTFEIFLTLGLAFAVPISAIVDVYIYGVLFEGMKLAGILLILIGFMLVLLPEDWPDYLTLLLRYRRTNRRKKAVKKPQDSTTGGHRSRLRTPSGRIK; encoded by the exons GTGACATCCCGGGACAGAGCGACGGTGCTGCATCGGGCGGTAAAGAGGAGAAAAAATGTTGCAACGAGAACAGCCGCAAAGTCTCCCTAGGATTTCTGATGACGCTGCTCATCGCCGCGTCGTGGGTTGGAGCGGCACATTTGCTCAAGGCCAGCTTCATTCCTGCCAGTCATCCAGGGCAGAAGATCCCTGCTGGGACAGCGAGGAACGTCTCCGCG GTGTACTACAATGCCCCGTTCTTCACAACCTGGGTGTGTGCCACGTTCAACGGTTTCTTCTTTCCAATCTTCCTCATGGGCCGTCTCTGTGCCAGAGGAGAAAAGACAACAGCCAAGACATTGCTCAT AGAGACACTGCAGCAGTTGCAAGAGAAGCGGTTCACTTTCTCCCAGTTCTTCTCGCGTTGTGGCCTCTTTTGCCTTCTGTGGGTGGTGACCAACTATGCCCTGGTCCATTCCCTGCGCATATTGGACACCACTGACGTGCTAGCATTGTACGCCTCCAGCGTCTCCTTCGTCTACCTCCTGTCCTGGGTCATCCTGCACGAGCAGTTCGTTGGCATACGG ATCGTGGCTGTGATTCTGTGCAATACGGGAATTGCTCTGCTGGCCTACATGGACGGCGTTACGAGGACCATCACGCTAGGAGGCGTCGTGTTAGCAGCCGCGGCTGCAGCAGGCTCGGGTGTCTACAAG GTGACGTTCAAGAAGCTGATCGGTGATGTGTCATTCGGACAGCTGTCGCTGTTCTTCACCCTCATCGGTTTCCTCAACTTGCTCCTCATGTGGCCAATTTTCCTCGCCCTGTACCTGCTCAGGGTGGAGGTCATCGTTTGGAATGAAGCTCCCTGGGCCGTGCTAGGAGGAGCTGGCCTTCTCTCACTGC TTTCGAACCTGCTAGGAAATTTCGGGATCGTCTGGACCTTCGAGATATTCCTAACTTTGGGCCTTGCCTTCGCCGTGCCAATATCTGCGA TCGTCGACGTCTACATCTATGGTGTATTGTTCGAAGGCATGAAGCTAGCCGGAATCCTCCTCATCCTCATCGGCTTCATGCTAGTCCTGCTTCCGGAAGACTGGCCAGACTACCTGACCCTCTTGTTACGCTATCGTCGAACGAACCGGCGGAAGAAGGCGGTCAAGAAACCGCAGGACAGCACCACGGGAGGTCACCGATCCAGACTTCGGACGCCGTCGGGTCGGATCAAGTAG
- the LOC135394107 gene encoding solute carrier family 35 member F3-like isoform X4 has protein sequence MFLTIVSRFGFYNNFGDIPGQSDGAASGGKEEKKCCNENSRKVSLGFLMTLLIAASWVGAAHLLKASFIPASHPGQKIPAGTARNVSAVYYNAPFFTTWVCATFNGFFFPIFLMGRLCARGEKTTAKTLLIETLQQLQEKRFTFSQFFSRCGLFCLLWVVTNYALVHSLRILDTTDVLALYASSVSFVYLLSWVILHEQFVGIRIVAVILCNTGIALLAYMDGVTRTITLGGVVLAAAAAAGSGVYKVTFKKLIGDVSFGQLSLFFTLIGFLNLLLMWPIFLALYLLRVEVIVWNEAPWAVLGGAGLLSLLSNLLGNFGIVWTFEIFLTLGLAFAVPISAIVDVYIYGVLFEGMKLAGILLILIGFMLVLLPEDWPDYLTLLLRYRRTNRRKKAVKKPQDSTTGGHRSRLRTPSGRIK, from the exons GTGACATCCCGGGACAGAGCGACGGTGCTGCATCGGGCGGTAAAGAGGAGAAAAAATGTTGCAACGAGAACAGCCGCAAAGTCTCCCTAGGATTTCTGATGACGCTGCTCATCGCCGCGTCGTGGGTTGGAGCGGCACATTTGCTCAAGGCCAGCTTCATTCCTGCCAGTCATCCAGGGCAGAAGATCCCTGCTGGGACAGCGAGGAACGTCTCCGCG GTGTACTACAATGCCCCGTTCTTCACAACCTGGGTGTGTGCCACGTTCAACGGTTTCTTCTTTCCAATCTTCCTCATGGGCCGTCTCTGTGCCAGAGGAGAAAAGACAACAGCCAAGACATTGCTCAT AGAGACACTGCAGCAGTTGCAAGAGAAGCGGTTCACTTTCTCCCAGTTCTTCTCGCGTTGTGGCCTCTTTTGCCTTCTGTGGGTGGTGACCAACTATGCCCTGGTCCATTCCCTGCGCATATTGGACACCACTGACGTGCTAGCATTGTACGCCTCCAGCGTCTCCTTCGTCTACCTCCTGTCCTGGGTCATCCTGCACGAGCAGTTCGTTGGCATACGG ATCGTGGCTGTGATTCTGTGCAATACGGGAATTGCTCTGCTGGCCTACATGGACGGCGTTACGAGGACCATCACGCTAGGAGGCGTCGTGTTAGCAGCCGCGGCTGCAGCAGGCTCGGGTGTCTACAAG GTGACGTTCAAGAAGCTGATCGGTGATGTGTCATTCGGACAGCTGTCGCTGTTCTTCACCCTCATCGGTTTCCTCAACTTGCTCCTCATGTGGCCAATTTTCCTCGCCCTGTACCTGCTCAGGGTGGAGGTCATCGTTTGGAATGAAGCTCCCTGGGCCGTGCTAGGAGGAGCTGGCCTTCTCTCACTGC TTTCGAACCTGCTAGGAAATTTCGGGATCGTCTGGACCTTCGAGATATTCCTAACTTTGGGCCTTGCCTTCGCCGTGCCAATATCTGCGA TCGTCGACGTCTACATCTATGGTGTATTGTTCGAAGGCATGAAGCTAGCCGGAATCCTCCTCATCCTCATCGGCTTCATGCTAGTCCTGCTTCCGGAAGACTGGCCAGACTACCTGACCCTCTTGTTACGCTATCGTCGAACGAACCGGCGGAAGAAGGCGGTCAAGAAACCGCAGGACAGCACCACGGGAGGTCACCGATCCAGACTTCGGACGCCGTCGGGTCGGATCAAGTAG